The Streptomyces sp. NBC_00691 genome has a segment encoding these proteins:
- a CDS encoding M14 family metallopeptidase — MRRRARSILAAASLLIAGVAAAPVAGAQPNDRDGGDGLSVWRAEVTQEQVPLLLEAGADAHELTERVPAKGSATVELFLTGRQAGQLRGQGVELAEHSLTGSAEKRVAAAGDGVFRPYGGPNGLKQEIMDTARANPGITKVVSIGKTLKGQDILALKVSKGAPRVKDGSKPAMLYMSNQHAREWITPEMTRRLMHHYLDGYGKDARITRIVDSTELWFVLSANPDGYDYTHADPANRQWRKNLRDNDGDGRITSGDGVDLNRNFAYKWGYDNEGSSPDPADETFRGKGPMSEPETKALDAFQKRIGFTYGINYHSAAQLLLYGVGWQVATDTPDDVALKALAGTPQNSAVPGYRPQVSSELYITNGEADGHAANVNGMQMFTPEMSTCATASRVDPADAWNPADCASVFTFPDDEKLIQAEFAKNIPFALAVAETAAHPDRPVSPVGIDAPDFTPKAFTTSYARGEEQEVAVTARKSLRGKTLKYRINGGRTHSEELDAWKGGETYGGEDNLYFDEYRAEVEDARPGDSVEVWFTARTREGRATASAPFTYEVAERPRGDVLVLADEGGTTAARHTAAYVKALADNGRKAAVWDVATQGTPDALGVLSHFRTVVWYTGAERPSGTTQLAVRAFLNEGGKLINTGEKSGGLTQVGLAETNDFAQYYLGAYHRAGLKNPPAFAGSGAFKGIGVGLGASADNPLDNAGAYTVTSDTLKPKEFPQFASSASAGSYPGIRMPFEPAEGATFAAVKHADDTWARLSRTADLTGVPAAAAPRLDFQVSYDTEPGYDNLVVEAHTVGQDDWTTLPDRNGGTSTEAPADCGEGYYVRGHPFLAHYLTVGEEGCATTGTTGSWNAFTGPSNGWRQASVDLSAWAGKKVELSISYISDPGTGEMGAFVDDTRLVTGTTTEAEGFETSLGAWTVPGAPAGSPGNGGDWVRSAALFQSQAAVTTRDTVLLGYGLEQVPGASERARLVGRALGVLRR; from the coding sequence ATGAGACGTAGAGCGAGATCGATCCTCGCCGCGGCTTCATTGCTGATCGCGGGCGTGGCGGCGGCACCCGTCGCCGGAGCGCAGCCGAACGACCGGGACGGCGGTGACGGCCTCTCCGTATGGCGTGCCGAGGTCACCCAGGAGCAGGTACCGCTGCTCCTGGAGGCCGGCGCCGACGCCCATGAACTCACCGAGCGGGTACCCGCGAAGGGCTCCGCGACGGTCGAGCTCTTCCTCACCGGCCGGCAGGCCGGGCAGCTGCGCGGCCAGGGCGTCGAGCTCGCCGAGCACAGCCTGACGGGCTCCGCCGAGAAGCGGGTGGCCGCCGCCGGGGACGGCGTCTTCCGGCCGTACGGAGGTCCGAACGGCCTCAAGCAGGAGATCATGGACACCGCCCGGGCGAACCCCGGGATCACCAAGGTCGTCTCCATCGGCAAGACCCTCAAGGGCCAGGACATCCTCGCCCTCAAGGTCAGCAAGGGCGCCCCGCGGGTCAAGGACGGCTCCAAGCCCGCCATGCTGTACATGTCCAACCAGCACGCGCGCGAGTGGATCACCCCGGAGATGACCCGCCGGCTGATGCACCACTATCTCGACGGGTACGGCAAGGACGCGCGGATCACCCGGATCGTCGACTCCACCGAGCTGTGGTTCGTGCTCTCCGCCAACCCGGACGGCTACGACTACACCCACGCCGACCCCGCGAACCGGCAGTGGCGCAAGAACCTCCGCGACAACGACGGCGACGGCCGGATCACCTCCGGCGACGGCGTCGACCTGAACCGGAACTTCGCCTACAAGTGGGGCTACGACAACGAGGGTTCCTCGCCGGACCCGGCCGACGAGACCTTCCGCGGCAAGGGCCCCATGTCGGAGCCCGAGACCAAGGCCCTCGACGCCTTCCAGAAGCGCATCGGCTTCACGTACGGCATCAACTACCACTCCGCCGCCCAGCTCCTGCTGTACGGCGTGGGCTGGCAGGTGGCCACCGACACCCCCGACGACGTGGCCCTCAAGGCCCTCGCCGGCACTCCGCAGAACTCGGCCGTGCCCGGCTACCGGCCGCAGGTCTCCTCGGAGCTGTACATCACCAACGGCGAGGCGGACGGACACGCCGCCAACGTCAACGGCATGCAGATGTTCACCCCCGAGATGTCGACCTGTGCCACCGCCTCCCGGGTCGACCCCGCCGACGCCTGGAACCCGGCCGACTGCGCCTCCGTCTTCACCTTCCCCGACGACGAGAAGCTGATCCAGGCCGAGTTCGCCAAGAACATCCCCTTCGCGCTCGCCGTCGCCGAGACCGCCGCCCACCCGGACCGGCCCGTCTCCCCGGTCGGCATCGACGCCCCCGACTTCACGCCGAAGGCCTTCACCACCTCCTACGCCCGCGGCGAGGAGCAGGAGGTCGCGGTCACCGCGCGCAAGTCGCTGCGCGGCAAGACCCTGAAGTACCGGATCAACGGCGGCCGCACCCACAGCGAGGAGCTCGACGCCTGGAAGGGCGGCGAGACCTACGGCGGCGAGGACAACCTCTACTTCGACGAGTACCGCGCCGAGGTCGAGGACGCCCGGCCCGGCGACTCCGTCGAGGTCTGGTTCACCGCCCGCACCCGCGAGGGCCGGGCCACCGCCTCCGCCCCCTTCACCTACGAGGTCGCCGAGCGGCCCCGCGGCGACGTGCTCGTCCTCGCCGACGAGGGCGGCACCACCGCCGCCCGGCACACCGCGGCGTACGTGAAGGCGCTCGCCGACAACGGCCGGAAGGCCGCCGTCTGGGACGTCGCCACCCAGGGCACCCCGGACGCGCTCGGCGTGCTCTCCCACTTCCGCACCGTCGTCTGGTACACCGGCGCCGAGCGGCCCTCGGGGACCACCCAGCTCGCCGTCCGCGCCTTCCTCAACGAGGGCGGCAAACTGATCAACACCGGTGAGAAGTCCGGTGGTCTCACCCAGGTCGGTCTGGCCGAGACCAACGACTTCGCCCAGTACTACCTGGGCGCCTACCACCGGGCCGGCCTCAAGAACCCGCCCGCCTTCGCCGGCAGCGGAGCCTTCAAGGGCATCGGCGTCGGTCTCGGCGCGTCCGCCGACAACCCGCTGGACAACGCGGGCGCCTACACCGTCACCTCGGACACCCTCAAGCCGAAGGAGTTCCCGCAGTTCGCGAGCAGCGCCTCCGCCGGCTCCTACCCGGGCATCCGGATGCCCTTCGAACCCGCCGAGGGCGCGACCTTCGCGGCCGTCAAGCACGCCGACGACACCTGGGCCCGGCTCAGCAGGACCGCCGACCTCACCGGCGTCCCCGCCGCGGCGGCTCCGCGCCTGGACTTCCAGGTCAGCTACGACACCGAGCCCGGATACGACAACCTCGTCGTCGAGGCCCACACCGTCGGCCAGGACGACTGGACGACCCTGCCCGACCGCAACGGCGGCACCTCCACCGAGGCCCCCGCCGACTGCGGCGAGGGCTACTACGTGCGCGGCCACCCCTTCCTCGCCCACTACCTCACCGTCGGCGAGGAGGGCTGCGCCACCACCGGCACCACCGGCTCCTGGAACGCCTTCACCGGCCCCTCCAACGGCTGGCGGCAGGCCTCCGTCGACCTGAGCGCCTGGGCCGGCAAGAAGGTCGAGCTCTCGATCTCCTACATCTCGGACCCCGGTACGGGAGAGATGGGCGCCTTCGTCGACGACACCCGCCTCGTCACCGGGACCACCACCGAGGCGGAGGGCTTCGAGACCTCCCTCGGCGCGTGGACCGTTCCGGGCGCGCCGGCCGGCAGCCCCGGCAACGGCGGGGACTGGGTGCGCTCCGCGGCGCTCTTCCAGTCGCAGGCCGCGGTCACCACACGGGACACCGTCCTCCTCGGCTACGGCCTGGAACAGGTGCCCGGCGCGAGCGAGCGGGCCCGTCTCGTCGGCCGCGCCCTCGGGGTGCTGCGCCGCTGA
- the whiA gene encoding DNA-binding protein WhiA, with protein MAMTAAVKDEISRLPVTRTCCRKAEVSSILRFAGGLHLVSGRIVIEAELDTAMAARRLKRDILEIFGHSSELIVMAPGGLRRGSRFVVRVVAGGDQLARQTGLVDGRGRPIRGLPPQVVSGATCDAEAAWRGAFLAHGSLTEPGRSSSLEVTCPGPEAALALVGAARRLSIAAKAREVRGVDRVVVRDGDAIGALLTRLGAHESVLAWEERRMRREVRATANRLANFDDANLRRSARAAVAAGARVQRALEILGEEVPEHLAAAGRLRMEHKQASLEELGALADPPLTKDAVAGRIRRLLAMADKRAQDLGIPGTESNLTEELDDSLVG; from the coding sequence ATGGCGATGACGGCAGCGGTGAAGGACGAGATCTCCCGGCTTCCCGTCACCCGGACCTGCTGCAGGAAGGCAGAGGTCTCGTCGATCCTGCGGTTCGCGGGCGGGCTGCACCTGGTGAGCGGCCGCATCGTGATCGAGGCGGAGCTGGACACCGCGATGGCGGCGCGGCGGCTCAAGCGGGACATCCTGGAGATCTTCGGGCACAGCTCGGAGCTGATCGTGATGGCCCCCGGCGGCCTGCGGCGCGGCTCGCGCTTCGTGGTGCGGGTGGTGGCCGGCGGCGACCAGCTGGCCCGGCAGACGGGCCTCGTGGACGGCCGGGGCCGCCCCATCCGGGGCCTCCCCCCGCAGGTGGTCTCCGGTGCGACCTGCGACGCGGAGGCGGCCTGGCGGGGCGCGTTCCTCGCGCACGGTTCGCTGACCGAGCCCGGCCGGTCCTCCTCCCTGGAGGTGACCTGCCCGGGTCCGGAGGCGGCGCTCGCCCTGGTCGGCGCGGCGCGCCGGCTCTCCATCGCGGCGAAGGCCCGTGAGGTACGGGGCGTGGACCGGGTCGTCGTCCGCGACGGCGACGCGATCGGCGCCCTGCTGACCCGGCTCGGCGCGCACGAGTCGGTGCTCGCCTGGGAGGAGCGGCGGATGCGGCGCGAGGTCCGCGCCACCGCCAACCGCCTGGCCAACTTCGACGACGCGAACCTGCGCCGCTCGGCCCGAGCGGCGGTCGCCGCCGGTGCTCGGGTGCAGCGCGCCCTGGAGATCCTCGGTGAGGAGGTGCCCGAGCACCTCGCGGCGGCCGGCCGGCTCCGCATGGAGCACAAGCAGGCCTCCCTGGAGGAGCTGGGCGCGCTCGCCGACCCGCCGCTGACGAAGGACGCGGTGGCGGGCCGGATCCGCCGGCTGCTGGCGATGGCCGACAAGCGGGCGCAGGACCTGGGCATTCCCGGGACCGAGTCCAACCTGACGGAGGAGCTGGACGACAGCCTCGTCGGCTGA